CACCCCCTTACACGCCGCGTCCCACATCGCCTTTCGAGCGATCTTCTTGGTTCTGAGACTGGTCTAAGGTTACCTTCGCTGGCCCTGCCACAGTCGACATTCTATCCGCAACAGTCATCGCCGCCGCACTGACGACATGGACTTCTGGCCCCAACAGCACCGGCCACGACGACTGCGTTGCCACATCCGAGCATCGACTGATCCGACCTTCAACTAATAGCTCGGCTCTGCACGTTTAAGTAAGGCCGCGATATAGATGGCGTTGACAGCTGATGCTGCCGATCACAGACTTCCTCTCGTGTACTGACCCGTTGGATGAGTTCGACTCGCTATCGTATCATCAGACTCAGCATGCCAAAACGTACGTGACAGGTCTTGCTGCGGCCAGCAGCAAGACCGTCACCGGGATTGCACGAGAAGTCCTTCCGGCCGGAAGCGACCGGGCACTCAACAAGTTCATCACCGAGTACAACTGGGACGAAGACAAACTTAATCACGAACGGTTAGAGGAACTGCAAAATCACGGTGAGACGCGGTGGTCGAAGGACGGCTACATTGTCATCGACGATTCAGTGCTCCAGCGAACCGGGAAGGAACTTCCCGGTGCTGGATCGTTCTATGATCACAGCGAAGGCAAGCCTGTCTGGGGACAAAATCTCGTCTATGCGTTCTATACTGACCACAAAACGTCCTATCCACTAGCATTTCGCCAGTACGAGAAAGCTGATGACGACGAGGAGGACGTAGAAGCGACAAAGTACGAGCTTGCACAGGAGATAATCACAGAACTCGAAGAAGAGATAGGTGTGCCTGCGGCCACCTATCTCTTCGATTCGTGGTTCGCTCACGGTTCTGAGCTGATCAAGCATGTCGAGTCCCACCGAAAGGACTGGATTGGACCTCTCCGGAGCAATCGACAGGTCACATTTGATGGCGAAGAGAAGCGGGTCGATGCGCTCGCAGAGAGCATCGACACTGAAGAACGGGAGATTGACGATGAGGTCTACAACATCTGGACGAAAACGCTGCCTGTATCAAAATTGGGTGAGGTACGGCTAGTAATCACCGAGAAAGAAGTTGACGAGGACGAAGAGAATCCGGTCAAGTATCTTGCGACGAACAAGATTGACGCTCCATCAGCCCATATCATTCGAAGCTACTCCAAGCGGTGGCGAATTGAGACATTCTTCGAGGACTCGAAAGAGGATCTTGGCCTTGGAGGCTGCGAGGTGCGTGATTCTGATGGTGCCAGTCGTCACTGGCACCTTCAGATGCTCACCTACAGTCTGCTTCGGCTTGGTTCTCCGTCGAGCGTCTCGGAGCGACTCGTCTCGAAAGCCTCGTCGCTCCGAGCCCAGCTTGAACACGGTCTCAAAGAGGCAATCTACAACATGTTTTCGTGGGTGCGCGAGCAGCCAGAGCGGGATCTCGATGGGTTGATGGAAGAAATCGACCATCTCTTCCTCCATTCAGGGGGCTCTGAGGGTTGTATATAAACGTGCAGAGCCGAGCTAGGTCGAAAAGGGACCTATCGACTCGCGAGCGGACAGAGCGGGTCGCTGGCGAAGGGGTCGCCCGTGACGGCGTAGGCACGCGAGCGCGAGCCGCCGCACAGCTCCCGGTAGGGACAGCGCCCGCACCGACCCGAGAACTCCCCGGTGTCGCGCAACCGGCGGAACAGGTCGGAATCACGGTACAGCGACACGAGGTCTGTGTCGCGGACGTTGCCGGCCGACTCGGGCAGAAAACCCGAGGGGTAGACCTCGCCGCGGTGGCTGACGAAGACGAACCCCGACCCGGCACGGGTCGAACCGACCGAGACAGGTTCACCTTCGACCTCGCGAGCGATTCGGCGGTACTGCGGCGCTTCGACGGTGATCAACCGGAAGGGAGCCTCGCGCTGGCGACGGTACAGCCAGGCCATCCACTCGTCGGCCTCGGCCGGCGCGAGCTGATCGAGTTCGGCTCCGCGACCGATCGGCACGAGGAAAAAGACCTCCCACATGGCCGCGCCCAGATCCTCGACCTGCTGGGCGATCTCCGGCAGCGATTCGGCCGTGTTCGCGGTAACGGTTGTGTTGATCTGGATGGAGAGGCCGGCGTCCGCCGCCCACTGTGCCGCCTGCTGGACGCGCTCGTAGCTCCCCTCCTCGCCGCGGAACTCGTCGTGGCTCTCGGCGTCCGGCCCGTCCAGCGACAGGGCCATCCGGTGGATGCCGGCGTCGGCGAACCGCTGGACGACCTCCCGGGTGAGGTTCTGCGTCGGCGCGGGCGTCACCGCCGTGGGCAGCCCCAGCTCGGAGGCGTAGTCGACCAGTTCGTCGAGATCCGGGCGTTCGAGCGGGTCCCCGCCGGAGAACACCAGAATCGGCGGAGGGTGGCCGAAGTCCGCGACGCTCTCGAGCAGTCGTTTGCCCTCCTCAGTCGTCAACTCCTCGGGGTCGCGGTCGGGTTGGGCCTCGGCCCGGCAGTGATCGCACTCGAGGCCGCAAGCCTGCGTGACCTCCCAGGTGACGATCAGCGGCGTCCGCGAGAAGTCCCGGTTCATCGGCGACCCG
This window of the Halapricum desulfuricans genome carries:
- a CDS encoding radical SAM protein, with product MDHPPRDSSSGHPGPTPSGSSGHPGSESGHPGSNPSGDHPGGSPMNRDFSRTPLIVTWEVTQACGLECDHCRAEAQPDRDPEELTTEEGKRLLESVADFGHPPPILVFSGGDPLERPDLDELVDYASELGLPTAVTPAPTQNLTREVVQRFADAGIHRMALSLDGPDAESHDEFRGEEGSYERVQQAAQWAADAGLSIQINTTVTANTAESLPEIAQQVEDLGAAMWEVFFLVPIGRGAELDQLAPAEADEWMAWLYRRQREAPFRLITVEAPQYRRIAREVEGEPVSVGSTRAGSGFVFVSHRGEVYPSGFLPESAGNVRDTDLVSLYRDSDLFRRLRDTGEFSGRCGRCPYRELCGGSRSRAYAVTGDPFASDPLCPLASR
- a CDS encoding IS701 family transposase is translated as MLPITDFLSCTDPLDEFDSLSYHQTQHAKTYVTGLAAASSKTVTGIAREVLPAGSDRALNKFITEYNWDEDKLNHERLEELQNHGETRWSKDGYIVIDDSVLQRTGKELPGAGSFYDHSEGKPVWGQNLVYAFYTDHKTSYPLAFRQYEKADDDEEDVEATKYELAQEIITELEEEIGVPAATYLFDSWFAHGSELIKHVESHRKDWIGPLRSNRQVTFDGEEKRVDALAESIDTEEREIDDEVYNIWTKTLPVSKLGEVRLVITEKEVDEDEENPVKYLATNKIDAPSAHIIRSYSKRWRIETFFEDSKEDLGLGGCEVRDSDGASRHWHLQMLTYSLLRLGSPSSVSERLVSKASSLRAQLEHGLKEAIYNMFSWVREQPERDLDGLMEEIDHLFLHSGGSEGCI